In the genome of Streptomyces pactum, one region contains:
- the ettA gene encoding energy-dependent translational throttle protein EttA: MAEYIYTMRKTRKAHGDKVILDDVTLSFLPGAKIGVVGPNGAGKSTVLKIMAGLEQPSNGDAFLSPGYSVGILLQEPPLDESKTVLENVEDGVAEIKGKLNRFNEIAEQMATDYSDELLAEMGKLQEDLDHANAWDLDAQLEQAMDALGCPPGDWPVTNLSGGEKRRVALCKLLLEAPDLLLLDEPTNHLDAESVQWLEQHLAKYAGTVVAITHDRYFLDNVAGWILELDRGRAIGYEGNYSTYLETKQARLKVEGQKDAKRAKRLKEELEWVRSNAKGRQAKSKARLARYEEMAAEAEKTRKLDFEEIQIPPGPRLGNVVVEVKNLSKAFGEKVLIDDLSFTLPRNGIVGVIGPNGAGKTTLFKMIQGLEKPDSGEIKVGETVKISYVDQTRSNIDPKKTLWAVVSDELDYINVGQVEMPSRAYVSAFGFKGPDQQKPAGVLSGGERNRLNLALTLKQGGNLLLLDEPTNDLDVETLSSLENALLEFPGCAVVVSHDRWFLDRVATHILAYEGDSKWFWFEGNYESYEKNKVERLGPDAARPHRATYKKLTRG; encoded by the coding sequence TTGGCTGAGTACATCTACACCATGCGCAAGACGCGCAAGGCGCACGGTGACAAGGTGATCCTCGATGACGTGACGCTGAGCTTCCTGCCCGGCGCCAAGATCGGTGTCGTGGGCCCCAACGGCGCCGGTAAGTCCACGGTGCTGAAGATCATGGCCGGTCTTGAGCAGCCCTCCAACGGTGACGCGTTCCTCTCGCCCGGTTACAGCGTCGGCATCCTGCTCCAGGAGCCCCCGCTGGACGAGTCCAAGACCGTCCTGGAGAACGTCGAGGACGGCGTCGCGGAGATCAAGGGCAAGCTCAACCGGTTCAACGAGATCGCCGAGCAGATGGCGACCGACTACTCGGACGAGCTGCTGGCGGAGATGGGCAAGCTCCAGGAGGACCTGGACCACGCCAACGCCTGGGACCTCGACGCCCAGCTGGAGCAGGCCATGGACGCCCTGGGCTGCCCGCCCGGCGACTGGCCGGTCACCAACCTGTCCGGTGGCGAGAAGCGCCGCGTCGCGCTCTGCAAGCTGCTGCTGGAGGCCCCCGACCTGCTGCTGCTGGACGAGCCCACCAACCACCTGGACGCCGAGTCGGTCCAGTGGCTGGAGCAGCACCTGGCCAAGTACGCGGGCACCGTCGTGGCCATCACCCACGACCGGTACTTCCTGGACAACGTGGCCGGCTGGATCCTGGAGCTCGACCGCGGCCGTGCCATCGGCTACGAGGGCAACTACTCCACCTACCTGGAGACCAAGCAGGCGCGCCTGAAGGTCGAGGGCCAGAAGGACGCCAAGCGCGCCAAGCGCCTCAAGGAGGAGCTGGAGTGGGTGCGCTCCAACGCCAAGGGGCGGCAGGCCAAGTCCAAGGCGCGTCTGGCCCGCTACGAGGAGATGGCCGCCGAGGCGGAGAAGACCCGGAAGCTGGACTTCGAGGAGATCCAGATCCCGCCGGGCCCGCGTCTGGGCAACGTGGTGGTCGAGGTGAAGAACCTCTCCAAGGCGTTCGGCGAGAAGGTCCTCATCGACGACCTGTCGTTCACCCTGCCGCGCAACGGCATCGTCGGCGTCATCGGCCCGAACGGTGCCGGCAAGACCACCCTGTTCAAGATGATCCAGGGCCTGGAGAAGCCGGACTCCGGTGAGATCAAGGTCGGCGAGACCGTCAAGATCTCCTACGTGGACCAGACCCGGTCCAACATCGACCCGAAGAAGACGCTGTGGGCCGTCGTCTCCGACGAGCTGGACTACATCAACGTCGGCCAGGTCGAGATGCCCTCCCGCGCCTACGTCTCCGCGTTCGGCTTCAAGGGCCCGGACCAGCAGAAGCCGGCCGGGGTGCTCTCCGGTGGTGAGCGCAACCGCCTCAACCTGGCGCTCACCCTCAAGCAGGGCGGCAACCTGCTCCTCCTCGACGAGCCGACCAACGACCTCGACGTGGAGACGCTGTCCTCGCTGGAGAACGCGCTGCTGGAGTTCCCCGGCTGCGCCGTGGTGGTCTCCCACGACCGCTGGTTCCTGGACCGCGTGGCGACCCACATCCTCGCCTACGAGGGTGACTCCAAGTGGTTCTGGTTCGAGGGCAACTACGAGTCGTACGAGAAGAACAAGGTCGAGCGGCTGGGTCCGGACGCGGCGCGCCCGCACCGCGCCACCTACAAGAAGCTCACCCGGGGCTGA
- a CDS encoding IS110 family transposase — MISTDGVDVFLGLDVGKQTHHGHGLTPAGKKVFDKPLPNSEPKLRAVFDKLKDKFGTVLVVVDQPASIGALPLTVARDAGCQVAYLPGLAMRRIADLYPGEAKTDAKDATVIADAARTMPHTLRSLDLADEVTAELTMLAGFDQDLAGEANRTSNRIRGLLTQFHPSLERVLGPRLDHPAVTWLLERYGSPTALRKAGRRRLVEAVRPRAPRMAQRLVQDIFAALDEQTVVVPGTGTLDVIVPSLAKSLAAVHEQRRALHARIEALLEAHPLSRVLTSMPGIGVRTAAILLTTVGDASTFPTAAHLASYAGLAPATRQSGTSIHGEHAPRGGNRQLKRAMFLSAFAALHDPASRSYYDRCRARGKTHTQALLRLARHRISVLFAMLRDGTFYEPRTPRTA; from the coding sequence GTGATCAGCACCGACGGGGTGGACGTCTTCCTGGGCCTGGACGTCGGCAAGCAGACCCATCACGGCCACGGACTCACCCCGGCCGGGAAGAAAGTCTTCGACAAACCGCTGCCCAACAGCGAACCGAAGCTGCGGGCGGTCTTCGACAAGCTCAAGGACAAGTTCGGCACCGTCCTGGTGGTCGTGGACCAGCCCGCGTCCATCGGCGCCCTCCCGCTCACGGTCGCCCGGGACGCCGGCTGCCAGGTCGCCTACCTGCCCGGACTCGCGATGCGCCGGATCGCCGACCTCTACCCCGGCGAGGCCAAGACCGACGCCAAAGACGCCACCGTCATCGCCGACGCCGCCCGCACCATGCCCCACACCCTGCGCTCCCTGGACCTGGCCGACGAGGTCACCGCCGAGCTGACCATGCTGGCCGGTTTCGACCAGGATCTGGCCGGCGAGGCCAACCGCACCAGCAACCGCATCCGCGGCCTGCTCACCCAGTTCCACCCCAGCCTGGAACGCGTCCTGGGCCCGCGCCTGGACCATCCGGCGGTGACCTGGCTCCTGGAGCGTTACGGATCCCCGACCGCCCTGCGGAAGGCGGGCCGCCGCAGGCTGGTCGAGGCCGTCCGCCCCAGGGCCCCGCGCATGGCCCAGCGGCTGGTCCAGGACATCTTCGCGGCGCTGGACGAGCAGACCGTCGTCGTCCCCGGCACCGGCACCCTCGACGTCATCGTCCCGTCGCTGGCGAAGTCCCTGGCCGCCGTCCACGAACAACGCCGGGCCCTTCATGCCCGGATCGAGGCCCTGCTGGAGGCCCACCCTCTTTCCCGGGTCCTGACCTCGATGCCCGGCATCGGCGTCAGGACCGCCGCCATCCTCCTGACCACCGTCGGCGACGCCAGCACCTTCCCCACCGCCGCCCACCTCGCCTCCTACGCCGGCCTCGCCCCGGCCACCCGGCAGTCCGGCACATCGATCCACGGCGAGCACGCACCCCGAGGCGGGAACCGGCAGCTGAAACGGGCGATGTTCCTCTCCGCGTTCGCAGCCCTCCACGACCCGGCCTCCCGCAGCTACTACGACCGCTGCCGAGCCCGAGGCAAAACCCACACCCAAGCCCTCCTCCGCCTCGCCCGCCACCGCATCAGCGTCCTGTTCGCCATGCTCCGCGACGGAACCTTCTACGAACCAAGAACCCCCCGAACCGCTTGA
- a CDS encoding Cys-Gln thioester bond-forming surface protein, which translates to MISARRRGAARLAAAVLASGTASAGALATAGPAAAHEVTPNPGGASATLNGLTVSDLAVVRDNGTPQQISAGLFQMTVDNGGTLHTYCIDVHTPTLAQARYQERPWNATSLHANEDAGKIRWILQNSYPQVNDLTELAAQAGSGPLTQETAAAGTQVAIWRFSDDADVEAVDPAAEKLADYLEREAEDRKEPRASLALDRPAISGRSGERLGPITVRTDAGGVTVTASGDSATSGVRVVDGRGEEVTSATDGTQLYVDVPAGTPDGAASLTAQAVTKVPVGRAFTSDTTSQTQILAGSSDSTVSATATAVWAERGPVPALTAQENCAEGGVDVTATNKGDAPFTFELAGARHTVGAGESKTITVPVKEDQPYKLTITGPDGFEETFTGALDCETARGAQRGEGLTTQLTPASYGGTIGGGSAGGGGLAATGGGDTTPVLTGMAVVLIAVGGGAILTVRRRRTAGAG; encoded by the coding sequence ATGATCTCTGCAAGGAGGCGGGGCGCTGCCCGCCTTGCCGCCGCGGTGCTCGCCTCCGGGACGGCCTCGGCGGGGGCGTTGGCCACGGCCGGGCCCGCCGCCGCGCACGAGGTGACCCCGAACCCCGGTGGCGCCTCGGCCACCCTCAACGGGCTCACCGTGTCCGACCTGGCCGTGGTCCGCGACAACGGCACGCCGCAGCAGATCAGCGCCGGTCTCTTCCAGATGACCGTGGACAACGGTGGCACCCTGCACACCTACTGCATCGACGTGCACACCCCGACGCTGGCGCAGGCGAGGTACCAGGAGAGGCCCTGGAACGCGACCTCGCTGCACGCCAACGAGGACGCCGGCAAGATCCGCTGGATCCTGCAGAACTCCTACCCCCAGGTGAACGACCTGACGGAGCTGGCCGCGCAGGCGGGGTCGGGGCCCCTCACCCAGGAGACGGCGGCCGCGGGCACCCAGGTGGCCATCTGGCGGTTCTCCGACGACGCGGACGTGGAGGCGGTGGACCCGGCGGCCGAGAAGCTAGCCGACTACCTGGAGCGCGAGGCCGAGGACCGGAAGGAGCCGCGGGCGTCGCTGGCCCTGGACCGGCCTGCCATCTCCGGCCGCTCCGGCGAACGGCTCGGCCCGATCACCGTCCGTACCGACGCCGGCGGTGTCACGGTCACCGCGTCCGGCGACTCCGCCACCTCCGGGGTGCGGGTGGTGGACGGCCGGGGCGAGGAGGTGACGAGCGCGACCGACGGGACCCAGCTGTACGTGGACGTGCCCGCCGGCACCCCGGACGGCGCGGCCTCGCTGACCGCGCAGGCCGTCACCAAGGTGCCGGTCGGCCGCGCCTTCACCAGCGACACCACCAGCCAGACCCAGATCCTGGCCGGTTCCAGCGACAGCACCGTGTCCGCCACCGCCACCGCGGTCTGGGCCGAGCGGGGCCCGGTACCCGCCCTGACCGCCCAGGAGAACTGCGCCGAGGGTGGCGTGGACGTCACGGCCACCAACAAGGGTGACGCGCCGTTCACCTTCGAACTCGCGGGCGCCCGGCACACGGTAGGGGCCGGCGAGTCCAAAACCATCACCGTGCCGGTGAAGGAGGACCAGCCCTACAAACTGACGATCACCGGCCCCGACGGGTTCGAGGAGACCTTCACCGGCGCGCTGGACTGCGAGACGGCCCGCGGTGCGCAGCGCGGCGAGGGCCTCACCACCCAACTCACCCCGGCCTCCTACGGCGGCACCATCGGCGGCGGCAGCGCCGGGGGAGGCGGTCTCGCCGCGACGGGCGGCGGCGACACCACACCCGTCCTCACCGGCATGGCCGTGGTACTGATAGCCGTCGGTGGCGGGGCGATCCTCACCGTCCGCAGGCGGAGGACCGCCGGCGCTGGATGA
- a CDS encoding single-stranded DNA-binding protein, with the protein MNETLVTVVGNVATQPEYRLTASGAGVVRFRLAATARRWDRTRQSWVDGSTSFYTVWAWRSLAENLAASVTLGEPLVVHGRLRVREEWREERPVPAAGAAPDAAPGGPGTARGAPEGRDAWDAAGGTAGAPGPSGAEAVPRDDATGTEQATGAGEVNGAGSGPGGSPPDRPRRGGSGGAGARWVSAEIDAVAVGHDLSRGTAAFRRVSLARPQLVGATTP; encoded by the coding sequence GTGAACGAGACCCTGGTGACCGTGGTGGGAAATGTGGCGACGCAGCCGGAGTACCGGCTGACGGCGAGCGGGGCGGGCGTGGTCCGGTTCCGGCTGGCCGCGACGGCGCGGCGGTGGGACCGGACCCGGCAGAGCTGGGTTGACGGGAGCACGAGCTTCTACACCGTGTGGGCCTGGCGCTCCCTCGCCGAGAATCTCGCGGCGTCGGTGACGCTCGGCGAACCCCTGGTGGTGCACGGCAGGCTGCGCGTCCGCGAGGAGTGGCGCGAGGAGCGTCCGGTGCCGGCGGCGGGCGCGGCCCCTGACGCCGCCCCCGGGGGCCCCGGTACGGCACGTGGTGCGCCGGAGGGCCGGGACGCCTGGGACGCAGCGGGCGGCACCGCCGGCGCGCCGGGGCCGTCCGGGGCCGAGGCGGTGCCCCGTGACGACGCGACCGGCACGGAGCAGGCCACCGGCGCGGGGGAGGTCAACGGCGCCGGGTCCGGGCCCGGCGGGAGCCCGCCGGATCGGCCCCGGCGCGGAGGCTCCGGCGGTGCCGGGGCCCGCTGGGTCTCCGCGGAGATCGACGCGGTGGCGGTCGGGCACGACCTCAGTCGGGGGACGGCCGCCTTCCGCAGGGTTTCCCTGGCCAGGCCCCAGCTGGTGGGGGCAACAACCCCATGA
- a CDS encoding GTPase, whose protein sequence is MGYGTDPGYGADPDYADVPGYGGERAFEVYEPRPSHGAARPLRPRLDALRELIGLSRSRLDRRALAEAGRVLDGAAARGRHSLGHTVVALAGATGSGKSTLFNALAGVEISRAGVRRPTTAEPVSCAWTDHADGLLDRLGIAPRSRHLPADPHDPGLRGLVLLDLPDHDSAAAGHRERVEWLLGLVDAVVWVVDPEKYADAVLHERYLRPLAGYAEVTFVVLNQVDRLPGEAADQVLDDLRRLLDEDGLALGEHGEPGATVLPVSALTGRGIGDLRASLGRFVGECGAAERRLTADVDGATGRLRPCYVTDGGPVGMTEHARAAFEDRLAEAAGAAAVGQAAERVWLREAHRACGVPWTRLRRRARNGPAKDPGGAMAVAPVTARPAVDEAVRILADEAATGLSGAWAQAVREAARAGAEGLPEAVDEAVACAAPGGRPDRPAWWSVVASFQLTLVIAQLVAVGWLLGVLTGQAAGAWWPPVALFAGAASGGPVLAWACALSARGPARSHGEAVERRLRDAAAGCGRARVLEPVAAELLRYREVREKYVVAAAG, encoded by the coding sequence TTGGGGTACGGCACGGACCCGGGATACGGCGCGGACCCGGACTACGCCGACGTCCCGGGGTACGGCGGGGAGCGGGCGTTCGAGGTGTACGAGCCCCGGCCCTCCCACGGCGCGGCCCGCCCGCTCCGGCCCAGGCTGGACGCACTGCGCGAGTTGATCGGCCTCTCCCGCAGCCGCCTGGACCGGCGGGCGCTGGCCGAGGCCGGGCGGGTACTGGACGGGGCGGCGGCGCGCGGCCGTCACTCGCTGGGGCACACCGTGGTGGCGCTCGCGGGTGCCACCGGGAGCGGGAAGTCCACCCTCTTCAACGCCCTGGCGGGGGTGGAGATCTCCCGGGCCGGGGTGCGGCGTCCGACCACCGCGGAACCGGTCTCCTGCGCCTGGACCGACCACGCCGACGGCCTGCTCGACCGGCTCGGCATCGCGCCCCGGTCCCGCCACCTCCCGGCCGACCCGCACGACCCCGGGCTCCGCGGCCTGGTCCTGCTGGACCTGCCGGACCACGACTCCGCGGCGGCCGGGCACCGGGAGCGGGTGGAATGGCTGCTCGGACTGGTGGACGCGGTGGTGTGGGTGGTGGACCCGGAGAAGTACGCGGACGCCGTCCTGCACGAGCGCTACCTGCGTCCGCTTGCCGGGTACGCGGAGGTCACCTTCGTCGTCCTCAACCAGGTGGACCGGCTGCCCGGCGAGGCGGCCGACCAGGTCCTGGACGACCTGCGGCGACTGCTGGACGAGGACGGGCTGGCGCTCGGCGAACACGGCGAACCGGGCGCCACGGTGCTGCCGGTGTCCGCCCTCACCGGGCGCGGGATCGGCGATCTGCGCGCTTCGCTCGGCCGGTTCGTGGGCGAGTGCGGTGCGGCCGAGCGCCGCCTGACGGCCGATGTGGACGGGGCCACCGGCCGGCTGCGGCCCTGCTACGTGACGGACGGCGGACCGGTCGGCATGACCGAGCACGCCCGCGCCGCGTTCGAGGACCGGCTGGCCGAGGCGGCCGGCGCGGCGGCCGTGGGACAGGCGGCGGAACGCGTCTGGCTGCGCGAGGCGCACCGCGCCTGCGGGGTCCCCTGGACCCGGCTGCGCCGGCGCGCCCGGAACGGTCCGGCGAAGGACCCCGGCGGAGCCATGGCGGTGGCTCCGGTGACGGCCCGGCCCGCGGTGGACGAGGCGGTCCGGATTCTGGCGGACGAGGCGGCCACCGGACTGTCCGGAGCCTGGGCGCAGGCGGTACGGGAAGCCGCGCGCGCGGGTGCGGAGGGGCTGCCGGAGGCGGTGGACGAGGCGGTGGCCTGTGCCGCGCCGGGCGGCCGGCCGGACCGGCCCGCGTGGTGGTCGGTGGTGGCGTCGTTCCAGCTGACGCTGGTGATCGCGCAACTGGTCGCGGTGGGCTGGCTGCTGGGCGTGCTCACCGGCCAGGCGGCCGGCGCGTGGTGGCCGCCGGTGGCGCTGTTCGCGGGTGCCGCGTCCGGCGGTCCGGTCCTGGCCTGGGCCTGCGCGCTGTCCGCACGGGGCCCGGCCCGGTCCCATGGGGAGGCGGTGGAACGACGGCTCCGGGACGCCGCCGCGGGGTGCGGCCGGGCGCGGGTGCTGGAACCGGTGGCGGCGGAACTGCTGCGCTACCGCGAGGTGCGCGAGAAGTACGTGGTGGCGGCCGCCGGCTGA